The Gemmata palustris genome includes a region encoding these proteins:
- a CDS encoding DUF6370 family protein, with translation MLRAALALTLGFAVVVGFGGNGFTAKAEDKKDVKKLEGKLTCTKCALSETDKCGHALIVKEGGKDVKYYLDDKGGAEKYHGKCCKADVDATVTGKIVEKDKKKHIEEPKVEIK, from the coding sequence ATGCTGCGCGCCGCGTTAGCACTCACGCTCGGGTTCGCTGTTGTCGTTGGGTTCGGCGGGAACGGCTTCACCGCGAAGGCCGAAGACAAGAAGGACGTCAAGAAGCTCGAAGGCAAGCTCACCTGCACCAAGTGCGCCCTGAGCGAAACCGACAAGTGCGGTCACGCTCTGATCGTGAAGGAAGGCGGCAAGGACGTGAAGTACTACCTGGACGACAAGGGTGGCGCCGAGAAGTACCACGGCAAGTGCTGCAAGGCCGACGTGGACGCGACCGTGACCGGCAAGATCGTCGAAAAGGACAAGAAGAAGCACATCGAAGAACCGAAGGTCGAAATCAAGTAA
- the ispH gene encoding 4-hydroxy-3-methylbut-2-enyl diphosphate reductase, with the protein MKIILANPRGFCAGVNMAIEALETALRHYGSPLYVYHEIVHNRPIVEKFQKLGVVFVDDISEVPFGGTVLYSAHGISPVIRKHSEERNLRAIDATCPLVTKVHKEAIKFARDGFTIVLVGHEGHDEVIGTMGEAPANMVLVEDAADVEALTLPADAKLAFLTQTTLSVDEAKVVIDALKLKYPQIVGPNKDDICYATQNRQDAVKKLVGEADAVLVLGSQNSSNSQRLAELARTNGKPAYLIDRVSELKDEWFRPSDTVLVTAGASAPEEHVQDCINYLCAKFGATVEPRVVREEDVSFPLPRELRVLTSA; encoded by the coding sequence ATGAAGATCATCCTCGCCAACCCGCGCGGGTTCTGCGCTGGCGTGAACATGGCGATCGAGGCGCTGGAGACGGCGCTGCGGCACTACGGCAGCCCGTTGTACGTCTACCACGAGATCGTTCACAACCGGCCCATCGTCGAGAAGTTCCAGAAACTCGGCGTGGTGTTCGTGGACGATATCTCTGAAGTCCCCTTCGGCGGAACGGTGCTCTACAGTGCGCACGGCATCTCTCCGGTGATTCGCAAGCACTCCGAAGAACGGAACCTGCGGGCCATTGATGCGACGTGCCCGCTCGTGACCAAAGTTCACAAGGAAGCGATCAAGTTCGCGCGCGACGGGTTCACGATTGTGCTCGTCGGCCACGAGGGGCACGACGAGGTGATCGGCACGATGGGCGAAGCCCCCGCGAACATGGTCCTCGTCGAAGACGCGGCCGACGTGGAGGCGCTCACCCTTCCGGCGGATGCGAAGCTCGCGTTCCTCACGCAGACCACCCTGAGCGTGGACGAAGCGAAGGTCGTTATCGACGCCCTCAAGCTGAAGTACCCGCAAATCGTGGGGCCGAACAAGGACGACATCTGCTATGCGACTCAAAACCGCCAGGACGCGGTGAAGAAGCTCGTGGGCGAAGCCGACGCAGTTTTGGTGCTCGGAAGCCAGAACAGCTCGAACAGTCAACGATTGGCGGAACTCGCGCGCACCAACGGTAAGCCCGCGTACCTCATCGACCGCGTTTCGGAACTGAAGGACGAGTGGTTCCGCCCGAGCGACACCGTTCTCGTGACGGCGGGAGCCAGCGCGCCCGAAGAACACGTCCAGGACTGCATCAACTACCTCTGTGCGAAGTTCGGCGCGACCGTTGAACCGCGCGTCGTTCGCGAAGAAGACGTGAGCTTCCCGCTCCCGCGCGAACTGCGTGTCCTCACGAGCGCGTGA
- a CDS encoding CRTAC1 family protein, with protein MSRRLAPLVGLLAACLVVGVPSCQKPSGDHPTAPEKPPPGWFQDVTESCGLDFTHDPGPTGTYFMPQSMGSGAAVFDCDGDGLLDLYVLNFGGPGSRSVNRLYRQVAPGKFQDATEGSGLGVPGHNHGVAVGDVNNDGKPDVLLTQFGSTKLFINLGGAKFRDVTEASGLANLSWGMSAAFLDYDRDGWLDLVVVNYLDYDKKVECRSPEGVLDFCGPNSFGGVGSKLFHNLRQPGGKFEDASLASGIGAVRGPGLGVSVADFDGDGWPDIFVANDGQPNRLWVNQKNGTFADEALSRGVALTIAGKAFAGMGVALGDVNNDGKLDLYVTHLGTEMNNLWCQEARGQFRDRSLESGLNSPRWRATGFGTLMADFNNDGALDIAVVNGKVHRGGPGRDTGLGFWETYAEKNQLFVNNGTGKFSDASGENGVFCDSWNVARGLVCADFDNDGAPDLFVTTIGGRARLLRNVAPDRGNWLKVRAFDPVRNRDAYGAEVRVRAGGKEYLRVVNPAESYLCSGSPVLHFGIGGASAVEWVRVTWPDGEKFQTEEFAGGGANQFLTLKRGEGKTR; from the coding sequence ATGAGTAGGCGCCTCGCGCCGCTCGTGGGTTTGCTCGCGGCGTGCCTCGTCGTTGGTGTCCCGTCTTGTCAGAAGCCCTCCGGGGACCACCCGACAGCGCCCGAAAAGCCACCGCCCGGGTGGTTTCAAGACGTGACCGAGTCGTGTGGGTTGGACTTCACCCACGATCCCGGTCCGACGGGCACGTACTTCATGCCCCAATCAATGGGGTCGGGTGCGGCCGTTTTCGACTGCGACGGTGACGGCCTCCTCGATCTTTATGTCCTGAATTTCGGTGGCCCCGGCTCCCGTTCGGTGAACCGGCTGTACCGACAGGTCGCGCCGGGGAAATTTCAAGACGCCACTGAGGGCTCCGGCCTCGGGGTGCCCGGCCACAATCACGGCGTGGCGGTGGGCGACGTTAATAACGACGGAAAGCCCGACGTTTTGCTCACGCAGTTCGGCAGTACCAAACTCTTCATCAATCTCGGTGGTGCGAAGTTCCGGGACGTCACCGAGGCCTCCGGCCTCGCGAACCTGTCGTGGGGCATGTCGGCCGCGTTTCTCGATTACGACCGCGACGGGTGGCTCGATCTCGTCGTCGTGAACTACCTCGATTACGACAAGAAAGTCGAGTGCCGCTCCCCGGAAGGGGTTCTCGATTTCTGCGGTCCCAATTCGTTCGGTGGCGTGGGCAGCAAGCTCTTCCACAATCTCCGACAACCCGGCGGAAAGTTTGAAGACGCGAGCCTCGCGTCCGGAATCGGGGCGGTGCGCGGACCCGGTCTCGGCGTCTCGGTCGCGGATTTCGACGGTGACGGTTGGCCGGACATCTTCGTCGCGAACGACGGGCAACCGAACCGGCTGTGGGTGAACCAGAAGAACGGCACGTTCGCGGATGAGGCGCTCTCGCGCGGGGTCGCTCTTACCATCGCGGGGAAAGCGTTCGCGGGCATGGGGGTGGCCCTCGGCGACGTCAACAACGACGGCAAACTGGACCTGTACGTCACCCACCTCGGCACCGAGATGAACAACCTCTGGTGCCAGGAGGCGCGCGGACAGTTCCGCGACCGCTCTCTCGAATCGGGTCTGAATTCGCCCCGGTGGCGCGCGACCGGCTTCGGGACACTGATGGCCGATTTCAATAACGACGGTGCCCTGGACATTGCGGTCGTCAACGGCAAGGTCCACCGCGGCGGACCCGGGCGCGACACGGGCCTCGGGTTCTGGGAAACCTACGCGGAAAAGAACCAGTTGTTCGTCAACAACGGGACCGGAAAGTTCAGCGATGCTTCCGGCGAGAACGGCGTGTTCTGCGACTCATGGAACGTGGCCCGGGGACTGGTGTGCGCCGATTTCGACAACGACGGCGCGCCGGACCTGTTCGTGACGACCATCGGCGGTCGGGCGCGACTGTTGCGCAACGTCGCGCCCGACCGCGGGAACTGGTTAAAAGTCCGCGCCTTCGACCCCGTCCGTAACCGTGACGCATACGGGGCCGAGGTGCGCGTCCGGGCCGGCGGAAAAGAGTACCTGCGCGTCGTCAACCCGGCAGAGAGCTACCTGTGCAGCGGTTCTCCGGTCCTCCACTTCGGCATCGGGGGGGCGAGCGCGGTCGAGTGGGTGCGCGTCACCTGGCCGGACGGCGAGAAATTTCAGACGGAAGAGTTCGCCGGTGGGGGCGCGAACCAATTCTTGACACTCAAGCGCGGCGAGGGTAAGACGCGATGA
- a CDS encoding tetratricopeptide repeat protein, translating to MAPKVPRMGRRWKRGGAVAVVALVIGSVVWWRTKDAPPEPPLPPGITDAEVSAVVEKSRARVVATPRSGEAWGDYGTILLAHLFDREADQCFVVAARLDPQDPRWPYARGQIALKRDPPSAIALLTTASEAARAQPKYRTACVLTLAEALLEHGEIDRAADLLQQELAVAPGEARAIFGLGTVALLRGDDATAAVRFAAVQNNPCCRKQARSHLSQLARVRGDVAAAKQYESEANALDPDPPWPDPYLDKVVTLQVGARGDDRRVGVLERDGRFQEAAQLYLAQAQRTPTSKALTGAGVNLARLRDYDRAIDALRRAVELDPNDPRAHYTLALVLFNKAEREWVPNPNSADAASWFREVVEEAKRTIDLKPDYAQAYLFWGLSLKHLGDPRAAIEPLRKGLVIRPEEFEMHLALGQALAATGDRTGAEQSLRTAQKLKPDDPRPVQELAKFK from the coding sequence TTGGCGCCCAAAGTGCCGCGCATGGGGCGCCGGTGGAAGCGCGGCGGGGCCGTCGCCGTGGTCGCGCTCGTCATCGGTTCGGTCGTCTGGTGGCGAACGAAAGACGCACCGCCCGAACCGCCGCTGCCCCCGGGCATCACCGACGCGGAAGTGAGTGCGGTCGTGGAGAAGTCCCGCGCGCGCGTCGTGGCGACCCCGCGCTCGGGCGAGGCTTGGGGCGATTACGGGACGATCCTCCTGGCCCACCTGTTCGATCGCGAAGCGGACCAGTGCTTCGTTGTGGCCGCGCGGCTCGATCCCCAAGACCCGCGCTGGCCCTACGCGCGGGGTCAGATCGCACTCAAGCGCGATCCCCCGAGTGCGATCGCCTTATTGACGACCGCGTCCGAGGCGGCGCGCGCGCAACCGAAATATCGCACCGCCTGTGTGCTGACACTTGCCGAGGCGCTGCTCGAGCACGGGGAGATCGATCGGGCGGCCGACCTGTTACAACAGGAACTCGCTGTGGCGCCCGGCGAAGCGCGCGCGATTTTCGGTTTGGGGACGGTGGCCCTGCTGCGCGGCGACGATGCGACCGCGGCCGTTCGTTTCGCCGCTGTTCAGAACAACCCGTGCTGCCGGAAACAGGCGCGATCTCACCTGTCGCAACTCGCCCGTGTCCGCGGGGACGTGGCCGCGGCGAAACAGTACGAGTCCGAAGCGAACGCGCTGGACCCCGACCCGCCGTGGCCCGATCCCTATCTCGACAAGGTTGTTACACTTCAGGTCGGTGCGCGCGGGGACGATCGGCGGGTGGGGGTTTTGGAGCGCGACGGTCGGTTCCAAGAGGCCGCGCAGTTGTACCTGGCCCAAGCGCAACGGACCCCCACGAGTAAGGCACTCACGGGCGCCGGCGTGAACTTGGCCCGGCTCCGCGATTACGATCGGGCCATCGACGCGCTCCGCCGGGCCGTGGAACTCGATCCGAACGATCCCAGAGCCCACTACACGTTGGCTCTGGTGTTGTTCAACAAGGCGGAGCGCGAGTGGGTACCCAACCCGAATTCCGCGGACGCGGCGAGTTGGTTCCGGGAGGTCGTCGAAGAGGCGAAACGGACGATCGATCTGAAGCCCGATTACGCACAAGCGTATCTGTTCTGGGGGCTATCGCTGAAGCACTTGGGCGACCCGAGGGCGGCGATCGAACCGCTACGGAAGGGCTTGGTCATTCGCCCCGAGGAGTTTGAGATGCACCTCGCACTGGGACAGGCGCTCGCGGCGACGGGTGACCGCACCGGTGCGGAGCAGAGTCTTCGCACCGCGCAGAAACTCAAACCGGATGACCCGCGCCCGGTTCAGGAACTCGCGAAATTCAAGTAG